A window of Sutcliffiella cohnii contains these coding sequences:
- the gerD gene encoding spore germination lipoprotein GerD, with product MKRLLLLLLLTIFFPISMVGCAPNDQGGGQADYDQTKKMVVDILKTDEGKKAIQEVLQDEELKQELVLDQQIVSQSIEQTLTSENGAKFWTKIFQDPKFAESFSKSMEKEHEQLIKDLMKDPEYQGLMMQILQDPEMQQQYIKIMSSKEMRSHLQQVITETFESPLFKAKIQEILLKGAEEMQGGQQGQGGEQQQGGGGQGESGGGGGGG from the coding sequence TTGAAAAGGCTGCTTTTATTGCTCCTATTAACAATATTTTTCCCTATAAGCATGGTCGGCTGTGCACCAAATGACCAAGGTGGTGGGCAGGCTGATTACGATCAAACAAAAAAGATGGTTGTCGATATTCTAAAAACTGATGAAGGTAAAAAGGCTATTCAGGAAGTATTACAAGATGAAGAATTAAAGCAAGAACTAGTATTAGATCAGCAAATTGTAAGCCAATCTATCGAACAAACTTTAACAAGTGAAAACGGTGCAAAATTTTGGACGAAAATTTTCCAAGACCCTAAGTTTGCTGAGTCTTTTTCTAAAAGTATGGAAAAAGAGCATGAACAGTTAATAAAAGACTTAATGAAAGACCCAGAATACCAAGGTTTAATGATGCAAATTTTACAAGACCCGGAAATGCAACAGCAATATATAAAAATAATGAGTAGTAAAGAAATGCGTAGCCATTTACAACAAGTAATAACAGAAACGTTTGAAAGTCCTCTATTCAAAGCAAAAATACAGGAAATATTATTAAAAGGTGCAGAAGAAATGCAAGGTGGTCAGCAAGGTCAAGGTGGAGAACAACAGCAAGGTGGCGGTGGCCAAGGAGAAAGTGGCGGTGGTGGAGGAGGAGGTTAA
- the rplM gene encoding 50S ribosomal protein L13: MRTTYMAKASEVNRKWYVIDAEGKTLGRLSSEVASILRGKHKPTYTPNVDTGDHVILINASKIELTGKKLTDKIYYRHSQHPGGLKSRTALEMRTNYSERMLELAIRGMLPKGSLGRQMFKKLHVYAGNEHPHQAQQPEVYELRG, encoded by the coding sequence ATGCGTACAACTTACATGGCGAAAGCTAGCGAAGTAAATCGTAAATGGTACGTGATTGACGCTGAAGGTAAAACTTTAGGTCGTCTTTCTAGTGAAGTAGCGTCCATCTTACGTGGTAAACATAAACCAACATATACTCCAAACGTAGACACTGGAGATCATGTAATTCTAATTAATGCATCTAAAATCGAATTAACTGGTAAAAAATTAACTGATAAAATTTATTACCGTCATAGTCAACATCCAGGTGGTTTAAAATCTAGAACTGCTCTAGAAATGCGTACAAACTACTCTGAAAGAATGTTAGAGCTTGCTATCCGTGGAATGCTTCCAAAAGGAAGTCTTGGACGTCAAATGTTCAAAAAGTTACACGTTTATGCTGGTAACGAACATCCACACCAAGCACAACAACCGGAAGTTTACGAACTTCGCGGATAA
- the pdaB gene encoding polysaccharide deacetylase family sporulation protein PdaB has translation MNFFFIINGKKLKQTAIILIAAFFTAGILYIENISYQSVFSSKDGPKAIYKGEGNEKEIALTFDISWGDEKAIPILDVLKENGISGATFFLSASWAERHPQIVERITKDGHEIGSMGYSHEHSYTEMEPAKVRRDILQAQDAFRKLGVKNIQLLRPPNGSFNKEILQIANSLGFTIIHWSVDSHDWMSPGKDIIVDNVIKNLKGGDIILLHASDSAKQTKDALPDIIQHIKNEGYENKTVSQLITNAKANSSEIK, from the coding sequence ATGAACTTTTTCTTTATCATTAACGGAAAAAAATTAAAGCAAACTGCAATTATATTAATTGCAGCATTTTTTACTGCTGGTATTTTATATATAGAGAATATCTCATATCAGTCAGTGTTCTCTTCTAAGGATGGACCTAAAGCTATTTACAAAGGAGAGGGAAATGAAAAAGAGATTGCATTAACTTTTGATATTAGTTGGGGAGATGAAAAGGCTATCCCAATTTTAGATGTTTTAAAGGAAAATGGAATTTCTGGTGCTACTTTTTTTCTATCAGCCTCATGGGCAGAGCGACACCCACAAATAGTAGAAAGAATTACAAAGGATGGACATGAAATTGGGAGTATGGGCTATAGTCACGAGCATAGCTATACCGAAATGGAACCAGCAAAAGTGAGAAGGGATATCCTACAGGCACAAGATGCATTCCGGAAATTAGGTGTGAAAAATATACAATTACTCCGTCCACCAAACGGAAGCTTTAATAAAGAGATTTTACAAATTGCCAATTCGTTAGGCTTTACTATAATTCATTGGAGTGTTGATTCACATGACTGGATGAGCCCTGGTAAAGATATTATTGTAGATAATGTAATTAAAAACCTTAAAGGCGGAGATATCATCCTGCTACATGCTTCCGACTCAGCAAAGCAAACGAAAGATGCTCTTCCGGATATTATTCAACATATAAAGAACGAAGGTTATGAAAATAAAACTGTTTCTCAATTAATTACAAATGCAAAAGCAAATAGCTCTGAAATAAAATAA
- the truA gene encoding tRNA pseudouridine(38-40) synthase TruA — protein MKRLKSTIAYDGTNFEGYQIQPNGRTVQGELQSALNQLHKGSKVKVYASGRTDAGVHAAGQVIHFDTNLHIPPEKWPYAMHTKLPADIRILSVEEVPSSFHARFSVVQKEYRYKVWIGERQDVFQRHYTYFYPFKLNIASMEVAKQYLIGTHDFTSFCSSKTEIEDKVRTIYELDIYEEENVLVFRVVGNGFLYNMVRIIVGTLLDVGRGKINANNLTTILKEGNREQAGKTAPAHGLYLWNVVYNDN, from the coding sequence ATGAAAAGGTTAAAGTCAACAATCGCATACGACGGTACAAATTTCGAAGGTTATCAAATCCAACCGAATGGAAGAACTGTTCAAGGAGAGCTCCAAAGTGCTTTGAATCAGCTTCATAAAGGATCAAAAGTAAAAGTGTATGCATCCGGGAGAACAGACGCGGGAGTGCATGCTGCTGGTCAAGTAATTCATTTTGATACGAATCTACACATACCACCTGAAAAATGGCCATATGCTATGCATACGAAGCTACCAGCAGATATTCGAATTCTCTCGGTAGAAGAGGTTCCTTCATCGTTTCATGCTCGTTTTTCTGTAGTTCAAAAAGAGTATCGATACAAAGTATGGATTGGGGAGCGGCAAGATGTTTTTCAACGTCACTACACATATTTCTATCCGTTTAAATTAAATATTGCTTCGATGGAAGTGGCTAAACAATATTTAATTGGAACTCACGATTTTACTAGTTTTTGTTCTAGTAAGACAGAAATAGAAGATAAAGTTCGGACGATTTATGAACTAGACATTTATGAAGAAGAAAATGTTCTTGTTTTTCGTGTAGTAGGCAATGGATTTTTATATAATATGGTTCGAATCATTGTAGGTACATTGTTAGATGTTGGAAGAGGTAAAATAAATGCTAATAATCTAACAACTATTCTAAAAGAGGGAAATCGTGAACAGGCTGGTAAAACAGCACCTGCGCATGGTTTATACTTATGGAATGTTGTTTACAATGACAACTAA
- the cwlD gene encoding N-acetylmuramoyl-L-alanine amidase CwlD has translation MRKWQFWAFLTGALLLIYIVQFQFFNKDTWEQWNLPLSGKIIILDPGHGGPDGGAVGGDILEKDVALQVSLYLKDYLQEQGALVMMTREEDVDLASEGTRGYSRRKAEDLRKRVEMINHSDADLFLSIHLNAIPSPKWRGAQTFYYRSIEENQRLAKFVQDEFRKNLENTNRSAKSINGIYLLKHANIPGALVEVGFLSNPSERELLRSEEYQKALAASIYNGIMRHYTNEVEAPE, from the coding sequence ATGAGAAAATGGCAGTTTTGGGCTTTTCTTACCGGAGCTCTTTTGTTGATATATATCGTTCAATTTCAATTTTTTAACAAAGATACGTGGGAGCAATGGAATTTACCTTTGTCCGGGAAAATTATAATTTTAGACCCTGGACATGGTGGCCCTGACGGTGGAGCGGTAGGGGGAGATATTTTAGAAAAAGACGTTGCTCTCCAAGTATCCTTATATTTAAAAGATTATTTACAAGAACAAGGTGCATTAGTCATGATGACAAGGGAAGAGGATGTAGACCTAGCAAGTGAAGGTACAAGGGGCTATAGTAGAAGAAAAGCGGAAGACTTACGAAAAAGAGTGGAAATGATTAACCATTCGGATGCGGATCTCTTTTTAAGTATACATCTTAATGCCATTCCTTCACCAAAATGGCGGGGGGCCCAGACATTTTATTATCGATCAATAGAAGAAAACCAACGTCTTGCCAAATTTGTTCAAGACGAATTCAGAAAAAACTTAGAAAACACAAATAGAAGTGCAAAATCCATAAATGGAATTTATTTATTAAAGCATGCGAATATACCAGGTGCATTAGTGGAAGTTGGTTTTTTATCCAATCCTAGCGAGCGAGAACTATTACGATCTGAAGAATATCAAAAAGCGTTAGCGGCATCTATTTATAACGGAATTATGCGCCATTATACGAATGAAGTAGAAGCACCAGAATAG
- a CDS encoding glycosyltransferase family 2 protein, with translation MLVSIVMAVHNGEQYLKDAIVGILEQTYSNIEVIIVNDGSSDKTKEILDRITDKRVHVLHLRRNKGAAIALNLGIDHAKGKWIAIHDADDISYPERIEEQVKHIKNNKNLVAVGTFIECMDKKNRTLPQNLGRNKFTSHKEIRSLLYTGCPLTHGSVTFLKSAFYEAGKYNPMYKIAYDYELWCRLINIGTIENIPKVLYKYRIYKESLSHKNDELTSIELFTSFSKFLLTNNFSHKSKKPTFVLVGTINGCNKFIQATKKNVRVRKTIPIKTKKASSEIINYIQSKDIDGVIVLGRPRDKKDLLNDLINAGMKKNKNLFDLWSGI, from the coding sequence ATGTTAGTTTCCATCGTTATGGCAGTTCATAATGGAGAACAGTATTTGAAAGATGCGATTGTAGGAATTTTGGAACAAACCTATAGTAATATCGAAGTTATTATTGTTAATGATGGCTCATCTGACAAAACAAAGGAAATTTTAGATAGAATAACTGATAAGCGAGTTCACGTTTTACATTTAAGAAGAAACAAAGGAGCAGCTATTGCACTTAATCTTGGAATTGATCATGCAAAAGGGAAATGGATTGCTATTCATGATGCTGATGATATCAGCTATCCTGAGCGAATTGAAGAACAAGTCAAACATATTAAAAATAATAAAAATTTAGTAGCGGTAGGTACATTTATAGAATGTATGGACAAAAAAAACAGAACACTACCACAAAATTTGGGTCGAAACAAATTTACGAGTCATAAAGAAATTCGTTCCTTACTCTATACGGGTTGTCCACTAACCCACGGTTCGGTAACGTTCCTAAAGTCAGCTTTTTATGAAGCTGGGAAATATAATCCTATGTATAAAATTGCATATGACTATGAATTATGGTGCCGTCTTATTAACATAGGGACAATTGAAAATATTCCAAAGGTTTTATATAAGTATAGAATTTATAAAGAATCTTTATCTCACAAAAACGACGAACTTACTTCTATAGAATTATTCACTTCTTTTTCAAAATTTCTATTAACGAATAATTTTTCTCATAAGAGTAAAAAGCCAACCTTTGTTTTAGTTGGAACGATAAATGGGTGTAATAAATTTATTCAAGCTACAAAAAAAAATGTAAGGGTTAGAAAAACGATTCCAATTAAAACAAAAAAGGCAAGCTCTGAAATTATTAACTATATTCAAAGCAAAGATATAGACGGAGTGATCGTACTAGGAAGGCCAAGAGATAAGAAAGACTTATTAAACGATTTAATAAATGCTGGTATGAAAAAAAATAAAAATTTATTTGATCTTTGGAGTGGAATATAA
- the wrbA gene encoding NAD(P)H:quinone oxidoreductase, whose product MSNAKLAVVFYSMGGTNYQLAKWAEEGAKEAGAEVKVLKVQELAPQSVIEGNEVWKSTVEATKDVPVASADDIEWADAIIFSVPTRFGNMPSQMKQFIDTLGGLWASGKTVNKVVSAMTSAQNPHGGQEATILSLYTSMMHWGAIIAAPGYTDPVLFGAGGNPYGTSVTVGQDGKMIEDVQVAVKHQAKRTVTVAEWVKKGNQ is encoded by the coding sequence ATGTCAAATGCAAAATTAGCGGTTGTATTCTACAGTATGGGCGGAACTAATTATCAGTTAGCAAAATGGGCAGAAGAAGGAGCGAAAGAAGCAGGTGCTGAAGTTAAAGTATTAAAAGTACAAGAATTAGCACCACAATCAGTCATTGAAGGTAATGAAGTTTGGAAATCGACTGTTGAAGCTACGAAAGACGTTCCAGTTGCCTCAGCTGATGACATTGAATGGGCAGATGCAATTATCTTTAGTGTGCCGACACGTTTTGGAAATATGCCGTCTCAAATGAAGCAATTCATTGATACTTTAGGTGGACTATGGGCTAGCGGTAAAACGGTAAATAAGGTTGTTAGTGCGATGACTTCAGCACAAAATCCACACGGTGGACAAGAAGCGACTATACTTTCATTGTACACTTCTATGATGCATTGGGGTGCTATTATTGCAGCTCCAGGATATACAGACCCAGTTCTTTTTGGGGCAGGTGGAAATCCATATGGGACAAGTGTTACAGTTGGGCAAGATGGGAAAATGATTGAAGATGTTCAAGTGGCAGTAAAACACCAGGCGAAACGGACGGTTACCGTTGCGGAGTGGGTTAAGAAAGGAAATCAATAG
- a CDS encoding KinB-signaling pathway activation protein yields the protein MNSRNWVRLFLTTLLIGAVSTVIVGFVVRWNEHQDLFINGEILEILSVTFWFIGVGLIFSVVSQMGFFAYLTVHRFGLGIFKSYWKLVQIVLIVFVLFDLVYFRYIAFANEGESLLPYLAIPIFLLIYSLLVAYIKSGQTNKHAFVPAIFFMVVVTTVEWFPVLRANEPAWLLLMLFPLLACNSYQLLILHKINQQSVQK from the coding sequence GTGAATAGTCGAAATTGGGTACGTTTGTTCCTAACCACTTTATTAATTGGAGCAGTTTCTACTGTAATTGTAGGATTTGTTGTTAGGTGGAATGAACATCAAGATTTATTTATTAATGGAGAAATATTAGAAATATTATCAGTAACATTTTGGTTTATTGGAGTAGGACTTATATTTAGTGTTGTAAGCCAAATGGGCTTTTTTGCTTATTTAACAGTGCACCGTTTCGGTTTAGGAATTTTTAAATCGTATTGGAAGCTTGTGCAAATCGTATTGATTGTTTTTGTATTATTTGACTTAGTATATTTTAGATATATTGCATTCGCAAACGAGGGGGAGAGCTTACTACCTTACTTAGCAATTCCTATATTCCTTCTCATTTATTCTCTTTTAGTTGCTTATATTAAAAGTGGCCAAACTAATAAACATGCGTTCGTACCTGCGATATTCTTTATGGTAGTCGTAACAACAGTAGAATGGTTTCCGGTATTGAGAGCTAACGAGCCCGCTTGGCTTTTATTAATGCTGTTTCCACTACTAGCATGTAATTCGTATCAATTATTAATATTGCATAAAATTAATCAACAATCGGTTCAAAAATAA
- the galE gene encoding UDP-glucose 4-epimerase GalE translates to MILVVGGAGYIGSHTVKSLLDHKYDVVVLDNLSTGHIEAVDKRAIFTKGDMKDTNLLTNIFENYSISNVIHFAANCYVGESITEPLKYYENNVAGTISLLKMMRKHQITNLIFSSTCAVYGNPNIEKINESTLTAPINPYGHSKLMIEQIIKDFSIAYRLNYIILRYFNAAGADHFGRIGEDHQPETHLIPNILFHLLGRSEHISVFGDDYDTVDGTCIRDYIHVTDLVNAHILALEGLKKEKAINKIYNVGNEEGFTVKEVINKCEKVTGKEATILYKQKRKGDPSKLISSSEKISKELGWEPKYSLEDMIETAWKWFSRFPKGYKSK, encoded by the coding sequence ATGATATTGGTAGTAGGTGGAGCAGGGTATATTGGTAGTCATACAGTCAAAAGTTTACTTGATCATAAATATGATGTGGTTGTATTAGATAATCTTTCTACGGGACATATTGAAGCCGTTGATAAGAGAGCCATTTTTACAAAAGGTGATATGAAAGATACAAACTTATTAACAAATATATTTGAAAATTATTCAATATCGAATGTCATTCATTTTGCTGCCAATTGTTATGTTGGAGAATCAATAACAGAACCTTTGAAGTACTATGAAAATAATGTAGCGGGTACGATATCATTACTTAAAATGATGAGAAAGCACCAGATTACCAACTTAATCTTTTCCTCAACTTGTGCAGTTTATGGAAATCCTAATATAGAAAAAATAAATGAATCAACTTTAACAGCCCCAATTAATCCTTACGGTCATTCAAAATTAATGATTGAGCAAATTATTAAAGATTTTTCTATTGCTTATAGATTAAACTATATAATTTTACGCTATTTTAACGCAGCTGGGGCAGATCACTTTGGAAGAATTGGTGAAGACCATCAACCTGAAACACATTTGATTCCAAATATACTCTTTCACTTACTTGGCAGATCAGAACATATTAGTGTTTTTGGCGATGATTATGATACGGTGGACGGTACGTGTATTCGTGATTATATCCATGTTACTGATTTAGTGAATGCACATATATTAGCACTTGAAGGCCTAAAAAAAGAGAAGGCAATAAATAAAATTTACAATGTCGGTAATGAAGAAGGGTTTACTGTAAAAGAAGTGATTAATAAGTGTGAAAAAGTTACCGGTAAGGAAGCAACTATACTATATAAGCAAAAGCGAAAAGGTGACCCTAGCAAATTGATCTCCTCTTCAGAAAAGATTTCTAAAGAATTAGGGTGGGAGCCAAAGTACTCATTGGAGGATATGATTGAAACTGCTTGGAAGTGGTTTTCACGCTTTCCTAAAGGTTATAAGAGCAAATAA
- the rpsI gene encoding 30S ribosomal protein S9 produces the protein MAQVQYYGTGRRKSSVARVRLVPGNGRIVINDRDIENYIPFEALRNVVKQPLTATETVGNYDVLVNVNGGGYTGQAGAIRHGIARALLQADPEYRATLKSAGLLTRDARMKERKKYGLKGARRAPQFSKR, from the coding sequence TTGGCACAAGTACAATATTACGGAACTGGTCGTCGTAAAAGCTCTGTTGCTCGCGTACGTTTAGTACCTGGTAACGGACGTATCGTAATCAACGACCGTGACATTGAAAACTATATTCCATTCGAAGCTTTACGTAACGTTGTAAAGCAACCATTAACTGCTACTGAAACTGTAGGAAACTATGATGTATTAGTAAACGTAAACGGTGGAGGTTACACTGGTCAAGCTGGTGCTATCCGTCACGGTATCGCACGTGCACTATTACAAGCAGATCCTGAGTACCGCGCAACTTTAAAAAGCGCAGGTCTATTAACTCGTGACGCACGTATGAAAGAGCGTAAAAAATACGGTCTTAAAGGTGCACGTCGCGCGCCTCAGTTCTCAAAACGTTAA
- a CDS encoding DUF2521 family protein: MNVVTTFKEKRREKQQKYERKMLREISVELLRNKVREFFGPQLKMNGRPIEAVEEGCLDVAIEAYLLGASYGKFGYQGENEEKVRTRCYREEKYLIDTLYDYFLYWGVFCESDMECESFYYKCESFILYWWRDGFEKSIKRYRMRLH, encoded by the coding sequence ATGAATGTAGTCACAACCTTTAAAGAGAAGCGAAGAGAAAAGCAACAGAAATATGAGCGGAAAATGCTTCGTGAAATCTCAGTAGAGCTCTTGAGAAACAAGGTAAGAGAGTTTTTTGGACCACAACTAAAGATGAATGGGCGTCCTATCGAAGCGGTGGAAGAAGGTTGTCTTGATGTAGCAATTGAAGCGTATTTGTTAGGCGCCTCATATGGAAAGTTTGGTTACCAAGGAGAGAATGAAGAAAAGGTGCGAACAAGATGCTATAGAGAAGAGAAATATTTAATTGATACTTTATACGATTATTTTCTATATTGGGGAGTATTTTGTGAAAGTGATATGGAATGCGAATCGTTTTATTATAAATGTGAATCGTTTATTTTATATTGGTGGAGAGATGGTTTTGAAAAAAGCATAAAAAGATATCGTATGAGACTACATTAA
- a CDS encoding Mrp/NBP35 family ATP-binding protein, with product MITKDKVIEVLGNLQDPFLHKSLVELNAIEDISIKEEKNHVSVKVAIAKTGTPEQMQLQTMIVDGLKSAGATTVGIRFSELPEETLAQFGVATENTTNLLNNNKTTFIAIASGKGGVGKSTVSVNLAIALARLGKKVGLIDADIYGFSVPDMMGITKRPVIRGERIIPVERKGVSVISMGFFVEDNSPVIWRGPMLGKMLNNFFTEVEWGELDYLLLDLPPGTGDVALDVHSMLPSCKEIIVTTPHPTAAFVAARAGAMAIKTDHQVIGVIENMSYFESKVTGEKEYVFGKGGGEKLSEELQAPLLGQLPLQQPDWDDEDFAPSVYQDDHRLGKIYLDIAQKVVELA from the coding sequence GTGATAACAAAAGACAAAGTTATTGAAGTACTTGGTAATCTTCAAGATCCTTTTTTACATAAATCTCTAGTAGAATTGAACGCAATTGAGGACATTTCAATAAAAGAGGAAAAAAATCATGTGAGTGTAAAAGTAGCAATCGCAAAAACTGGTACTCCTGAGCAAATGCAGCTTCAAACAATGATTGTAGATGGACTTAAATCCGCTGGGGCAACGACTGTTGGGATTCGTTTTTCCGAGTTACCAGAAGAAACGTTAGCTCAATTTGGAGTGGCAACAGAAAATACAACAAACTTATTAAATAATAATAAAACAACATTCATTGCTATAGCGAGTGGTAAAGGTGGAGTCGGTAAATCAACGGTATCTGTTAACTTAGCAATTGCGTTAGCTCGTCTTGGCAAAAAAGTAGGGCTTATTGATGCAGACATTTATGGATTTAGTGTTCCTGATATGATGGGAATTACAAAACGACCTGTAATAAGAGGAGAACGAATCATTCCGGTAGAAAGAAAAGGAGTGAGCGTTATTTCGATGGGCTTTTTTGTAGAAGACAACTCTCCTGTAATTTGGAGAGGCCCGATGTTAGGAAAAATGTTAAATAACTTTTTTACAGAAGTAGAATGGGGAGAGTTAGATTACTTGTTGTTAGACTTACCTCCAGGGACTGGTGATGTAGCACTGGATGTGCACTCTATGTTGCCATCCTGTAAAGAAATTATCGTAACAACCCCTCATCCAACTGCTGCTTTCGTTGCGGCTAGAGCGGGTGCAATGGCTATCAAAACAGACCATCAAGTAATCGGTGTTATTGAAAACATGTCATACTTTGAAAGCAAAGTTACAGGAGAGAAGGAATATGTGTTTGGAAAAGGTGGCGGTGAAAAGCTGTCTGAAGAACTACAGGCACCTTTACTTGGACAACTTCCTTTGCAGCAGCCTGATTGGGATGATGAAGATTTTGCGCCTTCTGTATATCAGGATGACCATCGTTTAGGGAAAATTTATTTAGATATTGCCCAGAAAGTAGTAGAACTAGCATAA
- a CDS encoding AarF/UbiB family protein, producing the protein MYKLSHDTCIKIYKKRGDAREEAKALKHGAGTNYLPKLYKTGQNYNVMEYIEGKPLDVYLKQRKVLSKELAKELVLMLKDLEHIKFNRIDARLRHIFVKDDQNIKVIDHVSAFRYKTDYPIHLYRGLKKLGYLTVFLQQLEKLDPPLFKRWEKARMHK; encoded by the coding sequence GTGTACAAGTTATCTCATGACACATGTATTAAAATATATAAGAAGCGTGGGGATGCTAGGGAAGAAGCGAAGGCATTAAAACATGGAGCAGGAACTAACTATCTTCCTAAATTATATAAAACAGGGCAAAACTATAATGTAATGGAATATATAGAAGGAAAACCGTTGGATGTATATTTGAAGCAAAGAAAAGTATTAAGTAAAGAACTTGCTAAAGAATTAGTATTAATGCTGAAGGATTTAGAACATATAAAGTTCAATAGAATTGATGCTCGATTAAGGCATATTTTTGTAAAGGATGACCAAAATATCAAAGTTATAGATCATGTTAGTGCTTTTAGATATAAAACAGATTATCCTATTCACCTTTATAGAGGATTAAAAAAATTGGGGTATCTAACAGTTTTTTTACAACAACTAGAAAAATTAGATCCCCCTTTATTTAAGCGTTGGGAAAAAGCAAGAATGCATAAATAA